A portion of the Pseudomonadota bacterium genome contains these proteins:
- a CDS encoding DUF349 domain-containing protein codes for MLSKLFRGRLRSGSSPERKLAEIESLSSANPEQLSRLRAFSEDEDPTVRLAAIRHIGLRDQLCKMLVRETDPDVRGALLNDLFNQVNTADEREIAALLFRHARDADTRRQLALELPAAGAVAALVAQCDDPSLALDIAGTHRIAAVRLAAAELIDEPGQLQQLAKSARDKSVQQLVRAKQRDLKAAQTASEEAAERVDRLISSSAKLIDSADTVDYAARVQVVQSQFDDLVDRLGDDQRHVIERNIRRCVQRAEQLERDAAVPEADTAPEPIPSTATPVTGAETAQVPSPDPAPDSAPAVLDPQLNAAERATADALLDEIVSACAGLDMQSADALEAALTAAHTRWQGLPTDRLDTDLEIRFTDTVAPIASALACHRLLDAEREAIAAFLQTDISAELEPEAIAAQQDQLADWLARLDWPTSAEQPAALAGLVAHGQALAAEVKRRDEVHQQAARKLDRLIHRLRGHVQRKQLKSALHASRDIDALLPQLGAAAARTAERKLSAPRSALKQLKDWEEFSARPNREALCEKIEALRDEPLAPDAQAEAVKALRQSWRTVGAVPLDEGDPLRERFLGAAEAAFAHCADWHERQQSARAQNLRERERLADELAQFIDTIDWDNPDLDTLNRAMRASRDEWRHYYPVRHSEARACQKRFDSMMDKLSKAIKRGHQRNADAREALISQAEALAEDADLDQAIQRAIALQDAWKQVGPVAAKQQRQQWKRFRKPMDALFARRSARRDSQQAESDARVSAARDALSELRALAADGNQPLSQRARAAEDILEALQPQLDTLPLRDRKAFERDAAKLMQGLQDAQRDAPRQRKLARLHTLAEVAQSCAALEGDHHRGEVVDASALLASLGERLGENTAARALIEQRLEALAAPYDASLTAQQTEFLGDTLIEIEVLADLPTPDAWRAERRACQIEMLEEHAGASDTDADSLYALVERALAAGPLALHDTAALTELEAEPRLAAIVDAAPRWLRRT; via the coding sequence ATGCTGAGCAAGTTATTCCGAGGTCGACTGCGTTCGGGTTCATCGCCCGAGCGGAAGCTGGCTGAGATCGAGTCGCTCAGCAGCGCCAACCCGGAGCAGCTGTCGCGCCTGCGTGCCTTCAGCGAGGACGAGGACCCGACCGTCCGACTCGCCGCCATCCGCCACATCGGGCTGCGCGATCAACTCTGCAAGATGCTCGTGCGCGAAACGGACCCGGACGTGCGGGGCGCGTTGCTCAACGACCTCTTCAACCAGGTCAACACCGCCGACGAGCGCGAGATCGCCGCGCTGCTGTTCAGACACGCGCGCGACGCCGACACCCGGCGCCAGCTCGCACTCGAACTGCCCGCGGCCGGCGCCGTTGCGGCACTGGTGGCCCAGTGCGATGACCCGAGTCTCGCCCTCGACATCGCGGGCACGCACCGCATCGCCGCCGTGCGGCTCGCCGCGGCCGAACTCATCGACGAACCCGGGCAGCTGCAACAGCTCGCGAAATCCGCACGTGACAAGTCGGTGCAGCAGTTGGTGCGCGCCAAACAGCGCGACCTCAAGGCCGCACAGACGGCCTCCGAGGAGGCCGCCGAACGCGTCGACCGGCTGATCTCGTCCAGCGCCAAGTTGATCGACAGCGCGGACACGGTCGACTACGCGGCGCGCGTGCAGGTAGTGCAATCCCAGTTCGACGATCTTGTCGACAGGCTTGGCGACGACCAACGCCACGTGATCGAGCGCAACATCCGGCGCTGTGTGCAGCGCGCAGAGCAGCTCGAGCGCGATGCCGCGGTACCCGAGGCCGACACGGCGCCCGAGCCAATCCCGTCGACCGCGACGCCGGTGACCGGTGCCGAGACTGCGCAGGTGCCGTCACCCGACCCCGCGCCGGACAGCGCGCCCGCGGTGCTCGACCCGCAGCTGAACGCCGCCGAGCGCGCGACCGCCGACGCGTTGCTCGACGAGATTGTCTCTGCCTGTGCCGGACTCGACATGCAGTCCGCCGACGCGCTCGAAGCGGCGCTGACGGCCGCGCACACGCGCTGGCAAGGCCTGCCGACCGACCGGCTCGACACCGACCTCGAGATTCGCTTCACCGACACGGTCGCGCCGATCGCCTCGGCGCTCGCCTGTCACCGCCTGCTCGACGCCGAACGCGAGGCGATCGCGGCCTTCCTCCAGACCGACATCTCGGCGGAGCTCGAACCCGAGGCGATCGCCGCACAGCAGGACCAACTCGCCGACTGGCTGGCGCGGCTCGACTGGCCGACGTCGGCCGAGCAACCCGCGGCGCTGGCCGGGCTGGTCGCGCACGGTCAGGCCCTCGCCGCCGAGGTCAAACGGCGCGATGAGGTGCACCAGCAGGCCGCGCGCAAGCTCGACCGCCTGATCCACCGCTTGCGCGGCCACGTGCAGCGCAAGCAACTCAAGAGCGCGCTGCACGCCTCGCGCGACATCGACGCGCTGCTACCGCAACTCGGTGCGGCGGCCGCGCGTACCGCAGAGCGCAAACTCTCGGCCCCCCGCAGCGCGTTGAAGCAGCTCAAGGACTGGGAAGAATTCAGCGCGCGCCCCAACCGCGAAGCGCTGTGCGAGAAGATCGAAGCCCTGCGCGACGAACCCCTGGCCCCCGACGCCCAGGCCGAGGCGGTCAAGGCGCTGCGCCAGAGTTGGCGTACCGTCGGCGCCGTGCCGCTCGACGAGGGCGATCCGTTGCGCGAGCGCTTCCTCGGCGCGGCCGAGGCGGCGTTTGCCCACTGCGCCGACTGGCATGAGCGCCAGCAGAGCGCGCGCGCGCAGAACTTGCGCGAACGGGAGCGCCTCGCGGACGAACTCGCGCAATTCATCGACACGATCGACTGGGACAACCCCGACCTCGACACGCTGAACCGCGCGATGCGGGCCAGCCGCGACGAATGGCGGCACTATTACCCCGTTCGGCACAGCGAGGCGCGCGCGTGCCAGAAGCGTTTCGACAGCATGATGGACAAGCTCAGCAAGGCCATCAAACGCGGCCACCAGCGCAACGCCGACGCGCGCGAGGCGTTGATCAGCCAGGCCGAAGCGCTCGCCGAGGACGCCGACCTCGATCAGGCGATCCAACGCGCCATCGCGCTTCAGGACGCCTGGAAACAGGTGGGGCCGGTCGCCGCCAAACAGCAGCGGCAGCAGTGGAAGCGGTTTCGCAAGCCGATGGACGCGCTGTTTGCTCGGCGCAGCGCGCGGCGCGACAGTCAGCAGGCGGAATCCGATGCGCGGGTGTCGGCCGCCCGCGACGCCCTCAGCGAATTGCGTGCGCTCGCCGCGGACGGCAACCAGCCGCTGAGCCAGCGCGCCCGTGCGGCCGAGGACATCCTCGAGGCCCTGCAACCGCAACTCGACACCCTGCCGCTCCGGGACCGCAAGGCCTTCGAGCGCGACGCCGCCAAACTGATGCAGGGCCTGCAGGACGCGCAGCGCGACGCCCCGCGCCAACGCAAGCTGGCGCGGCTGCACACCCTCGCCGAGGTGGCCCAGTCCTGTGCGGCGCTCGAAGGTGACCACCACCGAGGCGAGGTTGTCGACGCCTCCGCGCTGCTCGCCTCACTCGGCGAACGCCTCGGCGAGAACACCGCCGCGCGCGCGCTGATCGAGCAGCGTCTCGAGGCCCTCGCCGCCCCGTACGACGCGTCTCTCACGGCGCAACAGACCGAATTCCTCGGCGACACCCTGATCGAAATCGAGGTGCTCGCCGACCTGCCCACGCCGGACGCGTGGCGCGCCGAGCGGCGCGCCTGCCAGATCGAGATGCTCGAGGAACACGCCGGCGCCTCGGACACCGACGCCGACTCGCTCTACGCGCTGGTCGAGCGCGCGCTGGCTGCGGGCCCGCTCGCCCTGCACGACACAGCAGCCCTCACGGAACTCGAAGCCGAGCCGCGTCTGGCGGCCATCGTCGACGCGGCGCCGCGCTGGCTGCGCCGCACCTGA
- a CDS encoding DNA polymerase Y family protein yields the protein MPALWLCLSTPTLLLDTLASDAGDQPARALVEHHGPRRWVHSANREAREVGVRTGQAVSTALARVPHLQLIAHDAERERQQLEGLALWAWQFSSQLSLLPPTALLLEVGGSLKLFGDLDRLLAAVSSGLEALGYRHRCGLAPTPLAARLAVRCDLPPVLDAAALDTVLSALPVQQLDLPTATLRALQQCGIRQTGALLALPRDALARRFDPACCDYLDRLRGQAADPRPRFSPPRRFDQRLDLLQEIDNTAALGFPLKRLVDTLGAQLTGRDCGVSSVRLTLGHPREPDSELHVRLLEASGNATHLLHVARTQLEQLQLPEPVRALRLRCDRFEAVARGGDDLFHHPGRSAVERRSAIEHLRARLGEDAVYQVETVDDNRPECAWRAHLDNPASAGAEPVRWPPRPLWLIDPPEPAPAGLTLESGPERLESGWWGGQCQDGRPAPDMRRDYYIAHDSTGLRYWVFQRRDAPRDWYVHGRFG from the coding sequence ATGCCCGCGCTCTGGCTCTGCCTCAGCACGCCGACCCTGTTGCTCGACACCCTCGCCAGTGACGCGGGCGACCAGCCCGCCCGCGCGCTGGTCGAACACCACGGCCCGCGCCGCTGGGTGCACAGCGCCAACCGCGAGGCCCGCGAGGTCGGCGTGCGCACCGGGCAAGCGGTCAGCACCGCGCTGGCACGCGTGCCACACCTGCAATTGATCGCCCACGACGCCGAGCGCGAGCGACAACAGCTCGAGGGCCTCGCGCTCTGGGCCTGGCAATTCTCCTCGCAACTGTCCCTGCTGCCGCCCACGGCGCTGCTGCTCGAGGTCGGCGGCAGCCTGAAACTGTTTGGCGACCTCGACCGCCTGCTCGCGGCCGTCTCGTCCGGGCTCGAGGCCCTCGGCTACCGGCACCGCTGCGGCCTCGCACCCACGCCGTTGGCGGCCCGCCTTGCGGTCCGGTGCGACCTGCCGCCGGTGCTCGACGCGGCCGCGCTCGACACCGTGCTGTCGGCCCTGCCGGTGCAGCAACTCGACCTGCCGACCGCCACCCTGCGGGCCCTGCAGCAATGCGGGATCCGCCAGACCGGTGCCCTGCTGGCCCTGCCGCGCGACGCCCTTGCGCGGCGTTTCGACCCGGCGTGCTGCGACTACCTCGACCGGCTGCGCGGCCAGGCTGCCGACCCGCGCCCGCGCTTTTCCCCACCCCGACGATTCGACCAGCGGCTCGACCTGCTGCAGGAAATCGACAACACCGCGGCCCTGGGCTTCCCGCTCAAACGGCTCGTCGACACCCTCGGTGCCCAGCTCACCGGGCGCGATTGCGGTGTCAGCAGTGTGCGCTTGACGCTTGGCCACCCGCGCGAGCCGGACAGCGAGTTGCACGTGCGCCTGCTCGAGGCCAGTGGCAACGCCACCCACCTGCTGCACGTCGCGCGCACCCAACTCGAACAGCTGCAACTGCCCGAGCCCGTGCGTGCCCTCCGGCTGCGCTGCGACCGTTTCGAGGCGGTCGCACGCGGGGGGGACGACCTGTTCCACCACCCCGGGCGCAGCGCGGTCGAACGGCGCAGCGCGATCGAACACCTGCGCGCCCGCCTCGGCGAGGACGCCGTGTACCAGGTTGAGACGGTCGACGACAACCGACCCGAGTGCGCCTGGCGTGCGCACCTCGACAACCCGGCGTCCGCGGGCGCCGAGCCCGTGCGCTGGCCACCGCGCCCGCTGTGGCTGATAGACCCGCCCGAACCGGCACCGGCCGGTCTGACCCTCGAGTCCGGCCCCGAACGGCTCGAGAGCGGTTGGTGGGGCGGCCAGTGTCAGGACGGGCGCCCGGCGCCGGACATGCGCCGCGACTATTACATCGCACACGACAGCACCGGCTTGCGCTATTGGGTCTTCCAACGCCGCGACGCACCGCGCGACTGGTACGTCCACGGCCGCTTCGGCTGA
- the imuA gene encoding translesion DNA synthesis-associated protein ImuA, whose product MSSLEQLLQAQPRLWRGRQHPHGQRTAPTGDRRLDAFLPGGGWPLGSLTELLTPPPGGGELSLVLPSVRRLTAEAHWVALVAPPFLPYSPALARAGVALSRVLIVQPEHARDAAWAAEQLLRSGGFRAVLSWLPHASTTQLRRLQLAAEAGHDAWALVYRPESTLDTASPAALRLHYQPADARRRRPAQLQVVKCRGANPGTLSLGGPGAAPCSQQPAAPPSPQQRLPQQRLPQRGLPQQRLPQHRLPSPTLTAHAARQEALPFAGLPPDAANDG is encoded by the coding sequence GTGTCCTCCCTCGAACAACTGCTGCAGGCGCAGCCCCGACTCTGGCGCGGCCGCCAACACCCGCACGGCCAGCGCACCGCCCCCACCGGTGACCGCCGGCTCGATGCCTTTCTGCCCGGCGGCGGCTGGCCGCTCGGCAGCCTGACGGAGCTGCTCACCCCGCCGCCCGGCGGGGGCGAGCTGTCCCTGGTGTTGCCCAGCGTGCGGCGCCTGACGGCCGAGGCGCACTGGGTCGCCCTGGTCGCCCCGCCCTTTCTGCCCTACTCACCCGCCCTGGCGCGCGCCGGCGTGGCCCTGTCACGCGTGTTGATCGTGCAACCCGAACACGCCCGTGACGCGGCCTGGGCCGCCGAGCAGCTGCTGCGCTCCGGCGGGTTTCGTGCGGTCCTGAGCTGGCTGCCCCACGCCAGCACCACCCAGCTCCGCCGCCTGCAGCTCGCCGCCGAAGCCGGCCACGACGCCTGGGCCCTGGTCTACCGCCCCGAATCGACCCTCGACACCGCGTCGCCCGCCGCCCTGCGCCTGCACTACCAGCCCGCCGACGCCCGCCGTCGGCGCCCCGCCCAACTGCAGGTGGTCAAATGCCGCGGTGCCAACCCCGGCACCCTGAGCCTCGGCGGGCCTGGCGCAGCGCCGTGCTCCCAGCAACCGGCGGCACCGCCGTCGCCCCAGCAACGGCTGCCGCAGCAACGGCTGCCGCAGCGAGGGCTGCCCCAACAACGGCTGCCGCAGCACCGGCTGCCGTCCCCCACACTGACCGCCCACGCGGCCCGGCAGGAGGCGCTGCCGTTCGCCGGCCTGCCACCCGACGCCGCCAACGACGGCTGA
- a CDS encoding insulinase family protein, protein MVSRRDSSACLGLLCLVLAMAVAAPVRAAATFERTLANGFDIVVQSAPARRVGDRIALRLVVDVGAADEQRGQRGWAHLVEHLAFLGAGRFSRADIDALYDQPLLRHGRDFNAYTAAHHTVYTASVPRNRPDVLRDTLALMAAWLSDLHAAPDAVARESRVVQAELLSAASHRQRKADAAWSALLDGGTAPSPDRVHPTLDPADPTALRRFWATHYRASRAALVVAGDVDGEQVLRLATDAFDGLASGGAARPNPVSLHHDATGAPPAVLIQRNPALDEPQLVLGLLNRGTGVASAAEVIAVESLVHWWHQTATVQRRCGPVLREWLPLAHGGTGAFFVANVGPGRLPGCLDALETALARELAALDGPRWAVLADALHAALRGAHWYAAPSSSAHLADTTVRYRLSGLPASAVGGLGEAVLTQLARLGPADGRALIRATLANASWVAAFETGSETATLPAVPVLRAALDRIAAAEPTRVGAVASPRSSTPSGRDRSPPRERPVARLVDEAVSVNGARVLHLASGVQVHHVPSVHPDDPVSVMVINRNSLLHAGPSLASSARALPDLFELMQRDTDTGDGPLRRAHAAGVRASVFVEPTRQGMVLELPGAGLDAAFAVIGDWFRVGAVPADAGAVQSGRLQHRWSSVRSDNTRRLRDLLNASLYAVPPLDTHAVPTRDVLRAAHTVFFANAVETDVIVVGAVPAPLLRHLARQHLGGLVLRRTDGAVRLEPKPANRLIRVSTGAELADISVHFLQNKDNGVDTDAAHLIALRTALERQLWYRLREQDGLVYQLSVQLLRRAYARGGASVVVRTQADPVDVDRVLRALDQTVSALQSAPVNPAPWSRLRARWLADRDERLSSNLGVMHEFALLREHGLPYAAVSRVSDTLGRIDASALADFSRRYFNDAGRVALIMGPRADRAARRVPPDLSRRPD, encoded by the coding sequence ATGGTCTCCCGTCGCGACAGCAGCGCGTGCCTCGGTCTGCTCTGCCTGGTGCTCGCCATGGCGGTCGCCGCGCCGGTGCGCGCCGCGGCCACGTTCGAGCGCACCCTTGCCAACGGCTTCGACATCGTGGTGCAGAGCGCGCCGGCGCGGCGCGTCGGCGACCGCATCGCACTGCGCCTGGTGGTGGACGTCGGCGCCGCCGACGAGCAACGCGGTCAGCGCGGTTGGGCGCATCTCGTAGAACACCTCGCGTTCCTCGGTGCGGGCCGGTTCTCGCGCGCCGACATCGACGCGCTCTACGACCAGCCCCTCCTGCGGCACGGTCGCGATTTCAACGCCTACACCGCAGCCCACCACACCGTGTACACCGCGAGTGTGCCGCGCAACCGCCCCGACGTGCTCCGGGACACGCTCGCGCTCATGGCCGCCTGGCTGTCGGACCTGCATGCCGCACCTGACGCGGTCGCGCGCGAATCCCGGGTGGTGCAGGCGGAACTGCTCTCGGCTGCCTCGCACCGACAGCGCAAGGCCGACGCCGCGTGGTCGGCCCTGCTCGACGGCGGCACCGCCCCCTCACCGGACCGCGTGCACCCCACGCTCGACCCGGCCGACCCCACTGCGCTGCGGCGGTTCTGGGCCACGCACTACCGCGCGTCACGCGCGGCGCTGGTGGTGGCCGGCGACGTCGACGGCGAACAGGTGCTGCGCTTGGCGACCGACGCCTTCGACGGCCTCGCGTCGGGGGGCGCCGCCCGGCCAAACCCGGTCTCGCTTCACCACGACGCGACCGGTGCGCCGCCGGCCGTGCTGATCCAGCGCAACCCGGCGCTGGACGAACCGCAGTTGGTGCTCGGTCTGCTGAACCGCGGCACGGGTGTCGCGTCCGCAGCCGAGGTGATTGCGGTGGAGAGCCTGGTGCATTGGTGGCATCAGACGGCGACGGTGCAGCGGCGGTGTGGGCCCGTGTTGCGCGAATGGTTACCGCTCGCGCACGGGGGAACCGGTGCGTTCTTCGTGGCCAACGTGGGGCCTGGCCGTTTGCCAGGGTGCCTCGACGCACTCGAGACCGCACTCGCACGTGAGCTCGCCGCGCTGGATGGGCCGCGCTGGGCCGTGCTCGCGGATGCCCTGCACGCTGCGCTGCGCGGTGCACACTGGTACGCCGCGCCCTCGTCCTCGGCACACCTCGCCGACACCACGGTGCGGTACCGTCTGTCCGGCCTGCCGGCGTCCGCGGTCGGCGGGCTCGGCGAGGCGGTGCTGACACAGCTGGCTCGCCTCGGACCGGCTGACGGTCGCGCGCTGATTCGGGCCACCCTGGCTAACGCGTCGTGGGTCGCGGCCTTCGAGACCGGCAGCGAGACAGCCACGCTGCCCGCGGTTCCGGTGCTCCGCGCCGCGCTGGACCGCATCGCGGCAGCCGAACCGACGCGGGTCGGTGCCGTGGCGTCGCCACGCTCGTCGACCCCGTCCGGCCGTGACCGTTCGCCGCCAAGGGAGCGGCCGGTGGCGCGGCTGGTCGACGAGGCGGTGTCGGTCAACGGTGCACGCGTCCTGCACCTCGCGAGCGGCGTGCAGGTCCACCACGTGCCGTCGGTGCACCCGGATGACCCGGTTTCAGTCATGGTCATCAACCGCAACAGTCTGCTGCACGCGGGCCCGTCACTCGCGTCCTCGGCGCGCGCCTTGCCCGACCTGTTCGAGTTGATGCAGCGCGACACGGACACGGGCGACGGACCGCTGCGGCGCGCGCACGCAGCGGGTGTGCGCGCGTCGGTGTTCGTGGAGCCGACCCGGCAGGGCATGGTGCTCGAACTTCCGGGCGCGGGGCTGGATGCGGCCTTTGCCGTGATCGGTGACTGGTTCCGCGTCGGCGCGGTGCCGGCTGACGCCGGTGCGGTGCAATCGGGCCGCTTGCAACACCGCTGGTCGAGCGTGCGCTCGGACAACACCCGCCGCCTGCGCGACCTGCTCAACGCCTCGCTCTACGCGGTGCCGCCACTCGACACGCACGCGGTACCGACCCGGGACGTGCTGCGGGCGGCCCACACGGTGTTCTTCGCCAACGCGGTCGAGACCGATGTCATCGTCGTCGGCGCTGTGCCGGCGCCGTTGCTGCGACACCTTGCCAGACAGCACCTCGGCGGCCTGGTGTTGCGACGCACCGACGGTGCCGTGCGGCTCGAACCGAAACCGGCCAACCGCCTGATCCGGGTGTCGACCGGGGCGGAGCTCGCCGACATCAGCGTGCACTTTCTGCAGAATAAGGACAACGGCGTCGACACCGACGCGGCGCACCTGATCGCGTTGCGCACGGCACTCGAACGTCAGCTGTGGTACCGGCTGCGCGAGCAAGACGGGCTCGTCTACCAACTCTCGGTGCAACTGTTGCGTCGCGCCTACGCGCGCGGCGGCGCGAGTGTGGTGGTGCGCACCCAGGCGGACCCGGTCGACGTCGACCGGGTGCTGAGGGCACTCGATCAGACGGTATCAGCCTTGCAATCGGCACCCGTCAACCCGGCGCCGTGGTCGCGCTTGCGGGCGAGGTGGTTGGCGGACCGTGACGAGCGGCTAAGCAGCAACCTCGGCGTCATGCACGAGTTTGCCCTGTTGCGCGAGCACGGCTTGCCGTATGCGGCGGTGTCGAGGGTATCGGACACGCTGGGTCGCATCGACGCGTCGGCGCTGGCCGACTTCAGCCGACGTTATTTCAATGACGCGGGGCGGGTGGCGCTGATCATGGGGCCGCGTGCCGACCGGGCGGCACGCCGTGTGCCGCCGGACCTGTCACGTCGCCCCGACTGA
- a CDS encoding response regulator, whose translation MADPQTHTTVLYGSPDALFCECLTALFKALPYNAHRPIRSDALLRELDHVTPDIVLLDDSYGEEQVAQLSHALKRRAPEVPVAVMTANWLASEGARLNAAGVDHILRKPFGVDRLIELIDSLPVHQREDTCSADA comes from the coding sequence ATGGCCGACCCGCAGACCCACACGACCGTCCTGTACGGCTCGCCGGATGCGCTGTTTTGCGAATGCCTGACAGCCCTGTTCAAGGCGTTGCCCTACAACGCCCACCGCCCGATCCGCAGCGACGCGCTGCTGCGCGAACTGGACCATGTGACGCCCGACATCGTGCTGCTCGACGACAGCTACGGGGAAGAACAGGTTGCCCAACTCAGCCACGCGCTGAAGCGGCGCGCACCGGAGGTGCCGGTTGCCGTGATGACCGCGAACTGGCTCGCGAGCGAGGGCGCCCGGCTGAACGCGGCCGGCGTCGACCACATCCTGCGCAAGCCCTTCGGCGTTGACCGCCTCATCGAGCTCATCGATTCACTGCCCGTCCACCAGAGGGAAGACACATGTTCAGCGGACGCCTGA
- the nudC gene encoding NAD(+) diphosphatase, with protein sequence MTRHRPLFFAGSPLDRADHLRGDADWLERAAGDPHSHLVLTHGDDILAGEDSEQILLPRAALPTLPISAFLGLWSGEPVFAAAVDEPPLERPRALDIRVIGRTLDRDLAAVAAHARALAVWRRRTGFCPACGTALEHASAGHSAHCPGCGTDQFPRVDPAVIMLVHDGGDRVLLGRSAHFPPGMQSVLAGFVEPGESLEEAVAREVYEEVGVRVRDVQYRGSQPWPFPQSLMLGFIAEARETALTVNTSELESAAWYTRDELLRPSEQRPVKLPRAVSISRELLDDWLQLG encoded by the coding sequence ATGACACGCCACCGGCCGCTGTTCTTCGCAGGCAGTCCGCTCGACCGCGCCGACCACCTGCGCGGCGACGCCGACTGGCTGGAGCGCGCCGCGGGCGACCCCCACAGCCACCTGGTGCTGACCCACGGCGACGACATCCTGGCTGGCGAGGACAGCGAGCAGATTCTGCTGCCGCGCGCGGCCCTGCCGACGCTGCCGATCAGCGCGTTTCTCGGGCTGTGGAGCGGGGAACCGGTGTTCGCGGCCGCAGTGGACGAGCCGCCGCTCGAACGGCCGCGCGCGCTCGACATCCGCGTGATCGGCCGCACCCTCGACCGCGACCTCGCGGCCGTCGCCGCGCACGCGCGGGCGCTCGCCGTGTGGCGCCGTCGCACCGGCTTCTGCCCGGCGTGCGGCACCGCGCTCGAGCACGCGAGCGCGGGCCACTCGGCCCACTGCCCGGGTTGCGGCACCGACCAGTTCCCGCGCGTGGACCCGGCGGTGATCATGCTGGTGCACGACGGTGGCGACCGCGTCCTGCTCGGCCGCAGTGCGCACTTTCCGCCCGGCATGCAGTCGGTGCTGGCGGGCTTTGTCGAGCCCGGCGAGAGCCTCGAAGAGGCGGTGGCGCGCGAGGTCTACGAAGAGGTGGGGGTGCGGGTGCGCGACGTGCAGTACCGCGGGTCGCAACCCTGGCCGTTCCCCCAGTCGCTGATGCTGGGTTTCATCGCAGAAGCGCGCGAAACGGCCTTGACCGTCAACACCAGCGAGCTCGAGTCGGCCGCGTGGTACACGCGCGACGAACTCCTGCGACCGTCCGAACAGCGGCCGGTGAAGCTGCCGCGCGCGGTGTCGATCTCGCGCGAGTTGCTCGACGACTGGCTGCAGCTGGGCTGA
- the lexA gene encoding transcriptional repressor LexA produces MRPLTERQMQVLSLICRTIHDDGMPPTRAEIASALGFASANAAEDHLKALAKKGMIEKIPGNSRGIVITPLAREHCPDCSGFGDASGGLPVIGRVAAGAPIESHEHIDDFHRVDPHLFSPRADYLLRVQGDSMRDVGILDGDLLAVHRTHEAHNGQIVVARVDHDEVTVKRFQKRGNTVRLLAENPDYDPITVDLREQHLSIEGLYAGVLRVAG; encoded by the coding sequence ATGCGCCCCCTGACCGAACGCCAGATGCAAGTGCTCTCGTTGATCTGCCGCACCATCCACGACGACGGCATGCCGCCCACGCGCGCCGAAATCGCCAGTGCACTCGGTTTTGCCTCGGCCAACGCCGCCGAGGACCACCTCAAGGCGCTCGCCAAGAAAGGCATGATCGAGAAGATCCCGGGCAACTCGCGCGGCATCGTCATCACCCCGCTCGCGCGCGAGCACTGCCCGGACTGCAGCGGTTTCGGTGACGCCAGCGGCGGCCTGCCGGTGATCGGGCGTGTCGCGGCCGGCGCACCGATCGAGTCGCACGAACACATCGACGACTTCCACCGCGTCGACCCGCACCTGTTCAGCCCGCGCGCCGACTACCTGCTGCGCGTCCAGGGCGACAGCATGCGCGATGTCGGCATCCTCGACGGCGACCTGCTCGCCGTGCACCGCACGCACGAGGCCCACAACGGCCAGATCGTGGTGGCGCGCGTCGACCACGACGAGGTCACGGTCAAGCGTTTCCAGAAGCGCGGCAACACGGTCCGTCTGCTGGCGGAAAACCCCGACTACGACCCGATCACCGTCGACCTGCGCGAGCAACACCTGAGCATCGAGGGGCTCTACGCCGGCGTGCTCCGCGTCGCCGGCTAG